One region of Candidatus Aminicenantes bacterium genomic DNA includes:
- a CDS encoding ABC transporter permease gives MLKNLVKQTLRGLSRDKFHSLINIFGLGLGIACCLIGLLFVQSELRYDKHHTKHGRIFRYGVEMTIGGVTSIQSSCNPGAGPLLKDFIPEIESLVRIGYLGEILVKDKDRAFSEENLIWADPGIFNMFSHPFVYGNRKNALNRDNTMVLTQTLAQKIFGHKNSLGEVLEIENQGQFEITGVVADPPDNDQLQFSALLSFSTQFKGLNQTELYQPSRLSGDMGYDLYFLFAPGFTAADFDKKAKQFYDRFMAATDHIHYRSLVEPLTAVHLQSRIDSVQAAANSRFLFWFCGIVLLILFLAGVNYVNLTTSRAGKRAKEIGVRKVIGSSHGQLLVNLLGESLFFVFLALLAGIVLAHGILSLTPLNQVVGKKLAVNIFSNPFLLLGLLAIWIIVSLLAGLYPAFYLARISPMKTLASRSGGQRSGRFIRQGLLVVQFVIAIGAIALTLLMNRQLNFIKSKDLGFTKDPVILVNVGDANLRKRGGAYKNEVLRLPGVAAASFSDSVPGSGFTGNAFQWESNTGEMQIFAFGTLQADKDYFQTLGIHIVAGRNFSRPANAQDMEKGTMEFIVTENLVKALGWKDAIGKRNQVGTVVGVVRNFHYSPLHRDVRPTFIVQPREIPQYLNVRLRGGQIRETLAALGSQWKTFAPGYPFAYSFLDQRLARFYEQDQKQQKLAAIFSALCLLISCLGLFALASFHIEQRTKEIGIRKTLGASVANLALLLTGKFVFWVLLANALAWPLAYWAMKQWLQNFAYRTTIRIDIFLLSTAFALLLTLLTVGLQAARAARQNPVESLRYE, from the coding sequence ACTGGGGATCGCCTGCTGCCTGATCGGCCTGTTGTTCGTCCAAAGCGAACTGCGTTATGACAAGCATCATACAAAGCACGGGCGCATTTTCCGCTACGGCGTGGAGATGACCATCGGCGGCGTGACCAGCATCCAGAGCAGCTGCAACCCGGGCGCCGGGCCGCTGCTGAAAGATTTCATCCCCGAAATCGAATCGCTTGTCCGCATCGGCTATCTGGGCGAAATACTGGTCAAGGACAAGGACCGCGCTTTCTCCGAGGAAAATTTGATTTGGGCGGATCCCGGCATTTTCAACATGTTCAGCCATCCTTTTGTGTATGGGAATCGGAAAAACGCTTTGAACCGGGACAACACCATGGTGCTGACCCAAACCCTGGCCCAGAAAATATTCGGCCATAAAAACTCGCTCGGCGAGGTATTGGAAATAGAAAACCAGGGCCAGTTCGAAATCACCGGAGTGGTGGCCGACCCACCCGACAACGACCAGCTGCAGTTTTCCGCCCTGCTCTCCTTTTCCACCCAGTTCAAGGGCCTCAACCAGACGGAGCTTTATCAGCCATCGAGGCTATCCGGGGACATGGGCTACGATCTGTATTTTCTATTCGCCCCGGGATTCACGGCAGCGGATTTTGATAAAAAAGCGAAACAATTCTACGACCGCTTCATGGCAGCCACGGACCACATCCATTACCGCTCGCTGGTGGAACCCCTGACCGCTGTTCACTTGCAATCCCGCATCGACAGTGTCCAGGCCGCTGCAAATTCCCGTTTTTTATTCTGGTTCTGCGGGATCGTGTTGTTGATCCTGTTTCTGGCTGGTGTCAATTATGTCAACCTGACCACCTCCAGGGCCGGCAAGCGCGCCAAGGAGATCGGCGTCAGAAAAGTCATCGGCTCGAGCCACGGACAGCTGTTGGTTAATCTGTTGGGAGAATCGCTGTTTTTCGTTTTTTTAGCCCTGCTGGCCGGGATCGTTTTGGCACACGGCATTCTGTCCCTGACCCCGCTGAACCAGGTGGTGGGGAAAAAACTGGCGGTGAACATTTTTTCAAACCCTTTTTTGCTGCTGGGTTTGCTGGCCATCTGGATCATCGTCAGCCTGCTGGCCGGCCTGTATCCGGCTTTTTATTTGGCGCGTATTTCCCCCATGAAAACACTGGCATCCAGATCGGGAGGCCAGCGCTCGGGACGCTTCATCCGCCAGGGCCTGCTGGTGGTGCAGTTCGTCATCGCCATCGGCGCCATTGCCCTGACCTTGCTGATGAACCGCCAGTTGAACTTCATTAAAAGCAAAGACCTCGGTTTTACCAAGGACCCCGTCATCCTGGTCAACGTCGGGGATGCTAATCTGCGCAAGCGCGGCGGCGCTTATAAAAATGAAGTCCTGCGCCTGCCCGGCGTCGCCGCGGCTTCCTTTTCCGATTCCGTGCCGGGGAGCGGCTTCACCGGCAATGCCTTCCAGTGGGAGAGCAACACGGGCGAGATGCAAATTTTCGCCTTCGGTACTTTGCAAGCCGACAAGGACTATTTCCAGACCCTGGGGATTCACATCGTTGCCGGACGCAATTTCTCACGGCCGGCAAACGCCCAGGACATGGAGAAAGGCACCATGGAGTTCATCGTCACCGAGAACCTGGTCAAAGCCCTGGGCTGGAAAGACGCCATCGGCAAGCGTAACCAAGTCGGGACCGTGGTCGGCGTGGTGCGCAACTTCCATTACAGCCCGCTGCACCGCGACGTCCGGCCGACATTTATCGTTCAACCGCGGGAGATACCGCAGTATCTCAACGTGCGCCTGCGCGGAGGACAAATCCGGGAAACGCTGGCAGCGCTGGGTTCGCAATGGAAGACCTTCGCCCCCGGCTATCCCTTCGCCTATTCCTTCCTTGATCAGCGGCTGGCCCGGTTCTATGAGCAGGACCAAAAACAGCAGAAACTGGCGGCCATCTTTTCCGCCCTCTGCCTGCTGATCTCCTGTTTGGGCCTGTTCGCCCTGGCCTCATTCCATATCGAGCAGCGCACCAAGGAGATCGGTATCCGCAAGACCCTCGGCGCTTCGGTTGCCAACCTGGCGCTGTTACTGACCGGCAAGTTCGTCTTCTGGGTATTGCTGGCCAATGCACTGGCCTGGCCATTGGCCTACTGGGCCATGAAACAATGGCTGCAGAACTTTGCCTATCGCACCACGATCAGGATCGATATTTTCCTGCTCTCAACAGCTTTTGCCTTGCTGCTGACCCTGTTGACTGTAGGTCTGCAGGCCGCCCGCGCCGCCCGGCAAAATCCGGTCGAGAGTTTACGATATGAATAA